One region of Marivirga arenosa genomic DNA includes:
- a CDS encoding Crp/Fnr family transcriptional regulator yields the protein MKNDVIPHLSIDNELFKITHNSFNSPLNSLIQYAEELKFNKGQILFNVGNIARGFYMIDSGEIKVSKFGVDGKEQIIKILSKGDFIGHEALLNDHRFHEYTEVLKDADILYVSGEDFKKVVDNDPALMNFLVQDLCNSLNKVEDKLVSSAYEPVRGRLAAMLLELNTIYAKDNNSEITLSRADLAKLIGTAKETSIRLLSEFKSENLVDLHDHYIIIKDMKALNRIAQMYK from the coding sequence ATGAAAAATGATGTAATACCCCATTTATCTATTGATAATGAGTTGTTTAAGATTACACATAATAGTTTTAATTCCCCTTTAAACTCTCTTATTCAATACGCGGAAGAATTAAAATTCAACAAAGGACAAATTTTGTTTAATGTTGGCAATATTGCGAGAGGATTTTACATGATTGATTCTGGTGAAATTAAAGTAAGTAAGTTTGGTGTAGACGGTAAGGAACAAATCATTAAAATCTTATCAAAAGGAGATTTCATAGGTCATGAAGCCCTTCTAAATGACCATAGATTTCATGAATATACAGAAGTTCTTAAGGATGCTGACATCTTATATGTTAGCGGAGAAGATTTTAAAAAAGTAGTTGACAATGATCCTGCATTGATGAATTTTTTGGTACAAGATTTATGTAATAGTCTCAATAAAGTTGAAGACAAGCTAGTTTCTTCAGCATACGAACCTGTCAGAGGAAGACTTGCAGCTATGCTATTAGAACTGAATACTATTTATGCTAAGGATAATAACTCCGAAATTACATTAAGTAGGGCTGATTTGGCTAAGTTAATTGGAACGGCTAAAGAAACTTCTATCCGTTTACTTTCTGAATTTAAATCGGAGAATCTGGTAGATTTACATGATCATTATATAATCATTAAAGACATGAAAGCCTTGAACCGGATAGCTCAGATGTATAAATAA
- a CDS encoding response regulator transcription factor: MINKNQVNVFLVDDHQIVRNGIRALLSDNENINIIGEAANGKEAIPSIQEIASKIKVVIMDISMPEMDGVETTRYLKKHFPKLNVLALSIHDDEPYIVSMLEAAALGYILKTTEKKELIQAVCSVAKGKSYFDKESSVKLAHHFTSKNNTKEKSKPTSFIHLTNREKEVLTLIAAEFTNTEIAKKLFLSPRTVDSHRRNLLQKLNAKNTAGLVKYALTHTL; this comes from the coding sequence ATGATTAATAAAAATCAAGTTAATGTATTTTTAGTAGATGACCACCAAATTGTTAGGAATGGTATCCGTGCATTATTAAGCGATAATGAAAATATTAACATAATAGGAGAAGCTGCTAATGGAAAAGAAGCTATTCCTTCCATACAGGAAATTGCTTCAAAAATAAAGGTGGTTATAATGGATATATCAATGCCTGAAATGGATGGAGTAGAAACGACTAGATATCTTAAAAAACATTTTCCGAAATTGAATGTATTGGCTTTATCCATTCATGATGATGAACCCTATATTGTAAGTATGTTAGAGGCGGCAGCATTAGGTTATATCCTAAAAACAACAGAAAAGAAAGAATTAATTCAAGCTGTTTGCAGTGTTGCAAAAGGAAAAAGTTATTTTGATAAGGAATCTTCTGTGAAATTAGCCCATCATTTTACCTCAAAAAATAATACAAAAGAGAAAAGCAAACCAACGTCTTTTATTCATTTAACAAATAGGGAAAAAGAGGTTTTAACCTTAATAGCCGCGGAATTTACCAATACTGAAATAGCAAAAAAACTGTTCCTAAGCCCTAGAACGGTGGATAGTCATAGAAGAAACCTACTTCAGAAACTTAACGCGAAAAATACTGCAGGATTAGTCAAGTATGCTTTAACGCATACTCTTTAA
- a CDS encoding PAS domain-containing sensor histidine kinase, producing the protein MLSNTAYCKLIYQYIDEGIIVVSQGGKILWVNESLEKIFGYESGELLNKPLDTLIPKAFIGSHDQKRKSYIKNPIPRPRHHNLEFEGIRKDGKPIWLKIGLNSFEDDGEVYSIAQLTNVTDKRLAEINMQKYADRAKLFLKLSKTIFLELDQKGNIQLINDEGCLILGVSQDEAVGLNWFNTFISDHDRPRIKLLFNELINGRISDTKIVTSSIESKSGEKRLIQWHNTVIKNQKDKITGTLSSGIDITEQEALKKSQNNIVLLATEKERKRVAMELHDGVIQTLSAVSMNLKSIKDAIFTLPESNQKAFDEGLNLVLNTISEIRAISHDLMPSIIINHGLEKALNDLIERTTETNNIMVNYQSDGLSKSLDQMYALNIYRILQELIQNTIKHAEADSISIQIQKIEEFIQIIYQDNGIGFNTNLHLGNSEGMGIQNIKARIDSMNGDITIESSKGKGVIIMASLPITDKILMEQTVI; encoded by the coding sequence ATGTTGTCTAATACTGCCTATTGTAAACTAATATACCAATATATAGATGAAGGTATAATTGTTGTGAGTCAAGGGGGAAAAATTCTATGGGTAAATGAAAGTCTTGAGAAAATCTTCGGTTATGAATCAGGTGAATTATTAAATAAACCGCTAGATACCCTAATTCCAAAAGCTTTTATAGGAAGTCATGACCAAAAAAGAAAATCCTACATTAAAAATCCAATTCCCAGGCCCAGGCATCATAATTTAGAATTTGAAGGCATAAGAAAGGATGGTAAACCAATATGGTTAAAAATTGGCCTAAATAGTTTTGAAGATGATGGAGAAGTTTATTCAATAGCTCAACTTACCAATGTAACAGATAAAAGGCTTGCTGAAATTAATATGCAAAAGTATGCTGATAGAGCAAAACTATTTCTAAAGCTCTCGAAAACCATATTTCTTGAACTTGATCAAAAAGGCAATATTCAATTAATAAATGATGAAGGATGCCTAATTTTAGGAGTTTCTCAAGATGAAGCCGTAGGCCTAAATTGGTTTAATACTTTCATTTCGGATCATGATAGACCCAGAATAAAGCTACTATTTAATGAATTAATAAATGGTAGAATTAGTGATACTAAAATTGTGACCTCTTCTATTGAATCGAAATCAGGTGAAAAAAGGCTAATTCAGTGGCACAATACTGTAATAAAAAATCAGAAAGATAAAATAACAGGTACTTTAAGCTCTGGAATTGATATTACAGAACAAGAAGCATTGAAGAAGTCACAAAATAATATAGTTTTATTAGCTACCGAAAAAGAAAGAAAAAGAGTGGCTATGGAATTACACGATGGCGTGATTCAGACACTCTCTGCAGTATCTATGAATTTAAAATCAATAAAAGATGCCATCTTTACACTTCCTGAAAGCAATCAAAAAGCATTTGACGAGGGACTAAATTTAGTACTCAATACTATTTCAGAAATACGAGCTATTTCACATGATTTAATGCCATCGATTATTATTAATCATGGCTTAGAGAAAGCTTTAAATGATTTAATTGAAAGAACAACTGAGACCAATAATATTATGGTCAATTATCAATCAGACGGTTTAAGTAAAAGTTTAGATCAAATGTATGCGCTAAATATATATCGTATTTTACAAGAGCTAATTCAAAATACCATCAAACATGCTGAGGCTGATTCAATAAGTATCCAAATCCAAAAAATTGAAGAATTCATTCAAATTATTTATCAAGATAACGGTATAGGTTTTAACACTAACCTTCATCTTGGTAACTCTGAAGGAATGGGAATACAAAATATAAAAGCAAGAATTGATTCAATGAATGGAGATATTACCATTGAATCATCCAAAGGAAAAGGTGTCATAATAATGGCATCTCTGCCTATAACAGATAAGATTTTGATGGAACAAACCGTAATTTGA
- a CDS encoding Hsp20/alpha crystallin family protein, with translation MSRTSTLFNDLFDDVRLPSLDLDNGFSRLPSANVIENDKAFTVELAAPGMKKSDFDVNVDNGYLTISSEKEDEVEEKKENYTRHEFSYNSFSRSFLLPDTIDTEKIKAKYEDGILKLSVPKKQEAIKNHKKTIAID, from the coding sequence ATGTCCCGTACATCAACATTATTTAATGATTTATTTGATGATGTACGTCTTCCTTCTTTGGATTTGGATAATGGATTTAGTCGTTTGCCTTCGGCTAACGTAATCGAAAACGATAAGGCATTCACTGTGGAACTGGCTGCACCAGGTATGAAAAAAAGTGATTTTGATGTGAATGTAGACAATGGATATCTCACTATTAGTAGCGAAAAAGAAGATGAAGTAGAAGAAAAGAAAGAAAACTACACTCGTCATGAATTTAGCTACAATAGCTTTTCAAGATCATTTTTATTACCAGATACTATTGATACTGAAAAAATAAAAGCAAAATATGAAGATGGTATCTTAAAACTTTCAGTACCTAAAAAACAAGAAGCAATCAAAAATCATAAAAAAACAATCGCTATAGATTGA
- a CDS encoding AAA family ATPase: MIIIVFGLPGVGKSFFAKSLAQKLKAKYLNTDIIRNEKYEHFDYNEHNKTDVYKHLINEMYNYAHSKKDLVLDGTFYKKRIREAFLKLSNDLNIKLNWIEITADEDVVKGRLSEKREHSEADYNVYLKIKEDFEPINTHEYLSLKSTNFNMDDMIKKAIDFINDK; this comes from the coding sequence ATGATTATTATTGTTTTCGGACTTCCGGGAGTTGGAAAAAGCTTTTTCGCCAAATCTTTAGCTCAAAAACTAAAAGCGAAATATCTTAATACAGATATCATTCGCAATGAAAAGTATGAGCATTTCGATTACAATGAACATAACAAAACGGATGTATATAAGCATTTGATCAATGAAATGTATAATTACGCCCATTCCAAAAAGGATTTAGTTTTAGACGGCACTTTTTACAAAAAAAGAATAAGAGAAGCCTTCTTGAAATTATCAAATGACTTAAATATTAAATTGAATTGGATTGAAATAACAGCAGATGAAGATGTGGTCAAAGGTAGATTAAGTGAAAAAAGAGAGCATAGTGAAGCTGATTATAATGTTTATCTAAAAATAAAAGAAGATTTTGAGCCCATCAATACGCATGAGTATTTAAGTTTAAAATCGACCAATTTTAATATGGATGATATGATAAAAAAGGCTATTGATTTTATAAATGATAAATAG
- a CDS encoding DUF6799 domain-containing protein codes for MKKLALVFISMLFLIGTAFAQDQDRDRNQDRVHDHYTLKDGKMYQFKNGEQLMLQNQVRLENGTVINPNGTYQLQNREMKQLRDGECLDMLGKKYRNREHFEKQIKRQRERDMRVKERNKNQEKGTKERKGGGKGNGKNI; via the coding sequence ATGAAAAAATTAGCTCTGGTGTTCATATCAATGTTATTCTTGATAGGCACCGCATTTGCACAGGATCAAGATCGTGATAGAAATCAAGATAGAGTCCATGATCATTATACCCTCAAAGATGGTAAAATGTATCAATTTAAGAATGGGGAGCAATTAATGCTTCAAAATCAAGTAAGACTTGAAAACGGTACTGTAATAAATCCTAACGGTACTTACCAATTACAGAATAGGGAAATGAAACAGCTAAGAGATGGTGAATGTCTTGATATGCTTGGTAAAAAGTACCGTAATCGTGAACATTTTGAAAAACAAATTAAACGACAAAGAGAAAGAGATATGAGAGTGAAAGAAAGAAATAAAAATCAAGAAAAGGGAACCAAAGAAAGAAAAGGGGGTGGAAAAGGCAATGGTAAAAACATTTAA
- a CDS encoding cation-translocating P-type ATPase produces the protein MNQQHKGLNDHQIHQKLKEYGPNVLARAHKMSPIKIFLSQFKSPLIIILIVAAIISFSVGFLPDQESKLVDTILILVIVLLSGIMGFVQDYNAEKTIEALQNLASPNSRVIRNGKEEEIDSSEIVPEDILVIESGDMITADVEILEAFQLEVDESVLTGESNSVKKKEGDLAFMNTYVLGGKATALVKATGMKTQIGKVADKLESLKREKSSFQIELNSLSKKLSITALIITIIITLIGIQKFGLYDSLLTAISLAVAAIPEGLPAVVVLALAVGSKIMAKRNALIRKLTKVESIGAVNIICTDKTGTLTKNEMTITHLYFNNTVHEVSKNSFKPQENEEGKMLMKCAYTCNNASVSKDELGQQKYFGSQTEIALKKYSAKHLDENFENSFSKTQEISFSSKRKMMSVVVEDESQKSFAFSKGAPEVLIEKCSFIMLNGKIEKLTESIKQEINQQNKDFAKKALRVLGFAFKEDITHSSDAEKDMVWLGLQAMIDPPRPEVYDAISDCKTAGIRVIMITGDNPITAAAIAKEVGLDSNHVLEGTDIDEMSDEQLNKALNDQTNIFARTTPFHKLRLLELLEEKNTVAMTGDGVNDALAIKKAAIGIAMGKKGTEVAKQASDIILLDDNFSTITNAIKQGRTIFYNIRKFINYLLTCNLAEVGIIFTATVFFSLDEPLLYPVQLLWINLLTDGLVALALGVDPSAEDVMKEAPRKLNEPIIDKKTAWLIVSIGIKMAALLIIVFIFVLPMGIERARTTLITGVVVFEFVRIGAIRYQEKIGWFANKWLVMGLIISLVLHVALIYSPLNSFFYLIPIGLKEWGIILSGAIIGYLFAISITSIIMKTVKT, from the coding sequence ATGAACCAGCAACACAAAGGCTTAAATGATCATCAAATTCATCAAAAGTTAAAGGAATATGGTCCAAATGTGTTGGCTAGGGCTCATAAAATGAGTCCCATTAAAATCTTTTTAAGTCAGTTTAAATCCCCATTAATCATTATTCTAATTGTAGCTGCTATTATCTCTTTTTCAGTAGGGTTTTTACCTGATCAAGAATCAAAATTAGTGGATACAATTTTAATTTTAGTCATTGTTTTGCTTTCGGGAATAATGGGGTTTGTTCAGGACTATAACGCTGAAAAAACGATTGAAGCACTTCAAAATCTTGCATCGCCAAATTCGAGGGTAATAAGAAATGGAAAGGAAGAAGAAATCGATTCATCGGAAATTGTGCCAGAGGATATTCTTGTAATTGAATCAGGTGATATGATAACCGCTGATGTTGAGATTCTTGAAGCTTTTCAATTAGAAGTGGATGAATCTGTATTGACAGGTGAATCAAATTCAGTTAAGAAAAAGGAAGGTGATTTAGCTTTCATGAATACCTATGTTTTAGGAGGAAAGGCCACTGCTTTGGTAAAAGCCACAGGAATGAAAACTCAAATTGGAAAAGTAGCGGATAAGCTTGAAAGTCTTAAACGTGAAAAATCATCTTTTCAAATTGAATTAAATTCTTTAAGTAAAAAACTATCAATAACCGCCTTAATTATTACTATAATAATTACTTTAATTGGTATTCAGAAATTTGGTTTATATGATTCATTATTGACAGCCATTTCTTTAGCGGTTGCAGCAATTCCTGAGGGATTGCCTGCTGTGGTTGTACTTGCATTGGCAGTTGGCTCTAAAATAATGGCGAAAAGAAATGCTCTCATTAGAAAATTAACTAAAGTAGAATCAATAGGGGCAGTCAATATTATATGTACTGATAAAACGGGTACCCTTACAAAAAATGAGATGACCATCACTCATTTATATTTCAATAATACAGTACATGAGGTGAGTAAAAATAGTTTTAAACCTCAGGAAAATGAGGAAGGTAAAATGCTCATGAAATGTGCTTATACTTGTAATAATGCAAGTGTATCCAAAGATGAATTGGGACAACAAAAATATTTTGGAAGCCAAACTGAAATAGCGTTAAAGAAATATTCAGCTAAACATTTAGATGAAAATTTCGAGAACTCTTTTTCCAAAACACAGGAAATATCATTTAGCTCAAAGCGTAAAATGATGTCGGTAGTGGTTGAAGATGAAAGTCAAAAATCTTTCGCATTTTCAAAAGGTGCACCTGAAGTATTAATAGAAAAATGTAGTTTTATCATGCTAAATGGTAAAATTGAAAAGCTTACTGAATCAATCAAGCAGGAAATCAATCAACAAAATAAAGATTTTGCCAAAAAAGCTCTAAGAGTATTAGGATTTGCTTTTAAAGAGGATATCACACATTCATCTGATGCAGAAAAAGATATGGTTTGGTTAGGATTACAAGCCATGATAGATCCACCAAGACCAGAGGTTTATGATGCTATTTCAGATTGTAAGACCGCAGGTATCAGGGTGATTATGATAACGGGTGATAATCCTATTACAGCGGCAGCAATCGCGAAAGAAGTAGGCTTAGATTCAAATCATGTATTAGAAGGAACCGACATTGATGAAATGTCCGATGAGCAATTAAATAAAGCCCTTAATGACCAAACTAATATATTTGCCAGAACAACCCCTTTCCATAAACTAAGATTACTTGAATTATTAGAGGAAAAAAATACAGTTGCTATGACGGGTGATGGCGTTAATGATGCTTTAGCAATAAAGAAAGCAGCTATAGGTATTGCAATGGGTAAAAAAGGAACCGAGGTAGCCAAACAAGCAAGTGATATTATTTTATTAGATGATAATTTTAGTACTATCACAAATGCCATAAAGCAAGGAAGAACCATTTTCTATAATATTCGCAAGTTTATTAACTATTTATTAACCTGCAACTTAGCTGAAGTTGGAATTATTTTTACTGCCACGGTCTTTTTTTCCTTAGACGAACCTCTTTTATATCCAGTTCAATTATTATGGATTAACCTTTTAACAGATGGTTTAGTAGCCTTAGCATTAGGGGTGGATCCATCAGCAGAAGATGTTATGAAAGAGGCACCAAGAAAGCTTAATGAACCTATAATCGATAAAAAAACGGCATGGCTAATAGTTAGTATAGGTATTAAAATGGCCGCTTTATTAATTATAGTATTCATATTTGTTTTACCAATGGGAATAGAAAGGGCTCGAACTACTTTAATTACAGGTGTTGTAGTTTTTGAGTTTGTAAGAATAGGTGCTATTCGTTACCAAGAAAAAATAGGTTGGTTCGCCAATAAATGGTTAGTGATGGGATTAATCATTTCATTAGTGCTTCATGTAGCATTAATATACTCCCCTCTAAATAGCTTTTTCTATTTAATCCCAATAGGTTTAAAGGAATGGGGCATAATATTATCTGGAGCTATAATAGGATACTTATTCGCTATTTCCATCACTTCAATTATCATGAAAACTGTAAAAACTTAA
- a CDS encoding AI-2E family transporter, translating to MKTLAQNRKVQWLNFFQYVFFISIILYLGRSLFIPLTTGLLISFILYPFCRWLENHKIPRIISILIGLSVFFLISLSFIGLLIYQFSKFMEEWPQINEKLVLLINELETNISSSKLQKFIDPELGLIGSITDYISVHLIPEIPSTLYNSSISLVLFIIIPIFSALILMYREVLVAFLYEIFPVAAKKYIEKILPDVIVTYYNFIKGMIVVYLIVGVLNSLGLFLIGIPNPIFFGFIASILTFIPYVGITVGALLPMAISWIKFNSIFYPIGVIVVFTIVQILEANVIFPLEVSQKLKINALVTLIVIVAGGIIWGAMGMILFLPLIAILKLIADQVKELRAISILLGTKKDLDQDAFEKGKSLNQK from the coding sequence ATGAAAACCTTAGCACAGAATAGGAAAGTACAATGGTTGAATTTCTTTCAATACGTGTTTTTTATATCTATAATTCTCTATTTAGGTCGCTCATTATTCATTCCTTTAACTACAGGATTACTTATTAGCTTCATACTCTATCCATTTTGTCGTTGGCTCGAAAATCATAAAATACCTAGAATAATCTCAATCCTAATTGGATTAAGCGTATTCTTTCTCATTAGCCTGTCTTTTATTGGATTGTTGATTTATCAATTTTCAAAATTCATGGAAGAGTGGCCGCAGATAAATGAAAAATTAGTGCTATTGATAAACGAATTAGAAACGAATATCAGTAGTTCTAAGCTTCAGAAATTCATTGATCCTGAATTAGGCTTAATTGGAAGTATAACGGATTACATCAGTGTTCATTTGATTCCTGAGATTCCTTCCACTCTTTATAATTCATCAATCTCATTAGTTCTTTTTATCATAATCCCGATATTCTCGGCACTTATATTAATGTACAGAGAAGTTTTAGTAGCATTTTTGTATGAGATCTTTCCTGTGGCCGCTAAAAAATACATTGAAAAAATACTACCTGATGTAATTGTTACTTATTATAATTTTATTAAAGGAATGATAGTGGTGTATTTGATTGTAGGTGTTTTAAATAGTCTTGGCCTATTCCTAATTGGTATCCCAAATCCAATTTTCTTTGGATTCATAGCCTCTATTCTCACTTTTATACCCTATGTAGGAATCACAGTGGGAGCCTTACTTCCTATGGCCATTTCGTGGATTAAATTCAATTCTATCTTTTATCCGATAGGAGTAATAGTCGTTTTTACTATTGTACAAATTCTTGAGGCTAATGTTATTTTTCCATTGGAGGTAAGCCAAAAATTGAAAATAAATGCTTTGGTAACCCTTATTGTTATTGTAGCAGGAGGAATTATATGGGGCGCAATGGGAATGATATTGTTTTTGCCATTAATAGCCATCTTAAAATTAATAGCCGATCAAGTAAAAGAATTAAGAGCGATTTCTATTTTATTAGGTACTAAAAAGGATTTAGATCAAGATGCTTTTGAGAAAGGAAAGAGTTTGAATCAGAAATAA
- a CDS encoding CsgE family curli-type amyloid fiber assembly protein, with protein sequence MKTITFILFNLLIISTLNAQGDSLLIQKLKAAVLLKQDTPKNVEEIDQLEIEINELIVNETMTKAGNDFHELFYSKWVWPDQSNQAFIIVIKEKPLRGNMTQISIKVNDMLIFEMPLQARYDYLESIAEIARERTQGFINNYREILKSLEGEDIKGSGIF encoded by the coding sequence ATGAAAACGATAACATTCATATTATTTAACCTTTTGATTATAAGCACTCTAAATGCTCAGGGTGATAGCTTATTAATTCAAAAATTAAAAGCAGCAGTTCTATTAAAACAAGACACCCCTAAAAATGTGGAAGAAATTGATCAATTAGAAATTGAAATCAATGAATTAATAGTGAATGAAACCATGACCAAAGCCGGTAATGATTTTCATGAACTGTTTTATAGTAAATGGGTATGGCCAGATCAATCAAACCAAGCATTTATCATTGTAATTAAAGAAAAACCTCTCAGAGGTAATATGACACAAATCAGTATTAAAGTAAATGATATGCTGATTTTTGAAATGCCCCTTCAAGCAAGATATGATTATTTAGAATCAATTGCTGAAATAGCCAGAGAAAGAACGCAAGGTTTTATAAATAACTATAGAGAGATCCTTAAATCATTAGAAGGAGAAGACATTAAAGGAAGTGGAATATTTTAA
- a CDS encoding curli production assembly/transport component CsgF: MKKLIAILFILFGAMNMGLSQDFVYKPINPAFGGDTFNYQWLLSSASEQNDFKEESDIPSFQQDPLSDFENSINRQILSQLSRELVSNLFGEEGIQDGTFEIGSFQIEILSSIEGINITIFDTTDGAETQIIVPYY; encoded by the coding sequence ATGAAAAAGCTAATTGCAATACTATTTATTTTATTCGGAGCAATGAACATGGGTCTATCACAAGATTTTGTTTATAAACCAATAAATCCGGCTTTTGGTGGTGATACATTTAATTATCAATGGCTGCTAAGCTCTGCATCAGAACAGAATGATTTTAAGGAGGAATCAGACATACCTTCATTTCAACAAGATCCTTTATCTGACTTCGAAAACAGCATAAATCGTCAAATTCTTTCTCAACTATCTAGAGAACTTGTTAGTAATCTTTTTGGTGAGGAAGGTATACAGGATGGAACATTTGAAATAGGAAGCTTTCAAATTGAGATTTTATCAAGCATTGAAGGTATTAATATTACAATTTTTGATACTACAGATGGAGCAGAAACACAGATTATAGTACCCTACTATTAA
- a CDS encoding CsgG/HfaB family protein, whose protein sequence is MKTIHLTYYLLITSMLIFSACTNYLYEPMRVKEARLGAETQHYKELTKLPEPKEKIVAAVYKFRDQTGQYKESQTGASWSTAVTQGATSILLRAMEESGWFIPIEREGLSNLLNERKIIRSSRANYTDQKDQLLPPLIFAGIIIEGGIVSYDSNIKTGGAGVRYFGTGSSGEYREDRVTIYLRAVSTSTGRILKTIYTSKTILSQQIDVGVFRFVSLRRLLEAEMGYTYNEPGEMAVKEAIEKAVIGLIIEGVEESLWQLLDESELQSAVITEYKNERNENTNIDAFGINTQNRRATFGVGLNATARSYQGDYVKAKPFAGGELNLEYSSNSRFTLMSSIGAHEIGAKDAFTTTVGYADIGLKYKLLNYHITTPYLYVGAGTVKELKNDFDNDIKYWEYFYPHAKIELGIEHLITNKLGIQASVNYKHILTDNLDGLEVGKYDDFIWGVNVGITKYFSINKKPKEVKQKMGELREDNNNNLWSRIINEKSTKSNKQK, encoded by the coding sequence ATGAAAACTATACATCTCACATATTATTTATTAATAACATCGATGCTTATATTTTCTGCATGTACGAATTATTTGTATGAGCCAATGCGAGTAAAAGAAGCTAGACTTGGTGCTGAAACTCAACATTATAAAGAATTAACTAAGCTTCCAGAACCTAAAGAAAAAATTGTAGCTGCGGTATATAAATTTAGAGATCAGACTGGCCAGTATAAAGAATCTCAAACTGGTGCAAGTTGGTCCACTGCGGTAACCCAAGGTGCTACTTCTATCCTACTGAGAGCAATGGAGGAATCCGGATGGTTTATTCCAATAGAAAGAGAGGGTTTGTCCAATCTATTAAACGAAAGAAAGATTATTCGCTCAAGTAGGGCAAACTATACTGATCAAAAAGACCAGCTATTACCCCCACTGATTTTTGCAGGTATTATCATTGAAGGGGGAATAGTATCTTATGATAGCAATATCAAAACCGGTGGTGCAGGGGTCAGATACTTTGGTACTGGTAGTTCAGGTGAGTATAGAGAAGATAGAGTGACTATATATTTAAGAGCAGTTTCTACAAGCACCGGTAGAATATTAAAAACTATCTATACTTCGAAAACTATCCTTTCTCAACAAATAGATGTAGGGGTATTTAGGTTCGTAAGTTTAAGAAGATTGTTAGAAGCTGAGATGGGTTATACGTATAATGAACCAGGCGAGATGGCTGTAAAAGAAGCAATTGAAAAAGCAGTTATAGGATTAATAATTGAAGGTGTAGAGGAAAGTTTATGGCAGCTTTTGGATGAATCTGAACTTCAGTCAGCTGTTATAACTGAATATAAAAATGAACGAAATGAAAACACTAATATCGATGCTTTCGGTATTAATACACAAAATAGAAGAGCAACATTTGGAGTAGGACTAAATGCAACTGCTCGCTCCTACCAAGGTGATTATGTTAAAGCTAAACCTTTTGCTGGTGGGGAACTGAATTTAGAATACTCTTCTAATTCCCGATTTACTTTGATGTCAAGTATTGGAGCGCATGAAATAGGTGCTAAAGATGCATTCACTACTACTGTTGGATATGCAGACATTGGATTAAAATATAAACTTCTGAACTACCATATTACAACACCCTACTTATACGTAGGTGCCGGTACGGTAAAAGAGCTTAAAAATGATTTCGATAATGATATTAAGTATTGGGAATACTTCTATCCCCATGCCAAAATAGAATTAGGTATAGAGCATTTAATAACTAATAAATTAGGGATACAAGCTTCTGTAAATTACAAACATATACTTACTGATAATTTGGATGGCTTAGAAGTTGGAAAGTATGATGACTTTATATGGGGTGTAAATGTAGGGATTACCAAATATTTTTCCATCAATAAAAAGCCTAAAGAAGTAAAGCAAAAAATGGGTGAATTGAGGGAAGACAACAATAATAACTTATGGAGTAGAATAATTAATGAAAAAAGTACTAAGAGTAATAAGCAAAAATAA